A stretch of Ignavibacteria bacterium DNA encodes these proteins:
- the lptB gene encoding LPS export ABC transporter ATP-binding protein: MSVIETGSVLRAEGLRKTYKQRTVVKGSTLSVRQGECVGLLGPNGAGKTTTFYMITGMIKPDVGSVFIDQEDVTTTPMYKRARAGLAYLPQEASIFRRLTVEQNIKAILQLKKMTSAERQKKLDGLLDEFGIDHIRKSIGITLSGGERRRCEIARALATDPKFILLDEPFAGIDPIAVEDIMKIVTQLKHKGIGVLITDHNVHETLSITDRAYILIDGSIFVSGTAEEIASNEEVRARYLGETFVLRDY, encoded by the coding sequence GTGTCCGTAATTGAGACTGGAAGTGTCCTACGCGCAGAAGGACTCCGGAAAACCTACAAGCAGCGCACGGTAGTCAAAGGCAGCACCCTAAGTGTTCGCCAAGGTGAGTGTGTTGGCCTCCTTGGTCCAAATGGCGCAGGAAAGACCACCACGTTCTACATGATCACGGGAATGATCAAACCGGACGTAGGCAGTGTGTTCATCGACCAGGAGGATGTGACCACCACGCCAATGTATAAGCGTGCACGAGCAGGTCTGGCATACCTTCCCCAAGAAGCAAGCATCTTCCGTCGGCTTACGGTAGAACAGAATATCAAGGCCATCCTCCAACTCAAGAAGATGACCTCTGCAGAACGTCAGAAGAAGCTCGATGGCTTGCTCGACGAGTTTGGGATCGACCATATCCGCAAAAGCATCGGGATCACTCTCTCCGGTGGAGAGCGCCGTCGCTGCGAGATCGCCCGCGCACTGGCAACAGACCCAAAGTTCATTCTCCTTGATGAACCGTTCGCAGGGATCGACCCGATCGCTGTGGAGGACATCATGAAGATCGTTACGCAACTCAAACACAAAGGAATCGGTGTTTTGATCACCGATCACAACGTGCATGAAACGCTTAGCATTACGGATAGGGCCTATATCTTAATCGATGGCTCGATCTTTGTGAGCGGCACGGCCGAAGAGATCGCCTCCAATGAAGAGGTGCGAGCCAGGTATCTTGGTGAGACGTTTGTGTTGAGAGATTACTAG
- a CDS encoding trypsin-like peptidase domain-containing protein, giving the protein MTKTPFTSFFTAMMMALAAHPMAACKPDTEMAISEPVYTNSQPANDDVSGSRKNAITRAVSKSSPAIVGINVTETRTQYYRDPWDDFFGDPFFRNHYGDRPRTYKRDYEVRSLGSGFLISADGYILTNDHVAGNASKIVVTMTDGTKHDARIIGTDPVSDVAVLKIDGGGFPFLKLSNSDDVEVGEWAIAFGNPFGLFDNNAKPTVTVGVVSNVGVSFTQPGEGGEDRVYKNMIQTDAAISSGNSGGPLVNALGEVIGVNTVIYSTSQSARGSGSIGIGFAIPINRVKAIVDRLQKDGSIRRDFWTGMKLSAIDENVARYFKLSGTDGVLVSEVATDGPADDAGIEPGDVIIAINGRPTLRDEDVNIAILDGEVNQKLKLTVLRSGEKKDLTMTLQARPRSGGVRN; this is encoded by the coding sequence ATGACAAAGACACCATTCACCTCGTTCTTCACGGCCATGATGATGGCCCTGGCGGCACATCCGATGGCTGCCTGCAAGCCCGATACGGAGATGGCGATCTCCGAACCGGTGTACACAAATTCTCAACCGGCCAACGACGACGTTTCGGGGAGCAGAAAGAATGCCATAACCCGAGCGGTCAGTAAGAGTTCGCCGGCGATCGTCGGGATCAATGTCACGGAAACCAGAACGCAGTACTACCGCGATCCGTGGGATGACTTCTTTGGCGACCCATTCTTCAGAAACCATTACGGTGACCGTCCTCGCACGTATAAGCGCGATTATGAAGTGCGCTCCCTCGGCTCCGGATTCCTCATCAGTGCAGACGGGTACATTCTTACAAATGATCACGTTGCCGGTAATGCATCCAAGATCGTTGTGACGATGACCGATGGCACAAAGCACGATGCACGGATCATCGGAACCGACCCCGTGTCGGATGTAGCCGTACTCAAGATCGATGGAGGGGGCTTTCCATTTCTGAAGCTGTCCAACAGCGATGATGTGGAGGTCGGTGAATGGGCCATAGCCTTTGGTAATCCCTTCGGCCTCTTTGATAACAACGCTAAGCCGACCGTTACGGTTGGCGTGGTCTCTAACGTAGGCGTGAGTTTCACACAACCCGGTGAAGGCGGAGAGGACCGTGTCTACAAGAACATGATCCAGACCGATGCTGCCATCTCTTCCGGCAATTCCGGAGGTCCATTGGTCAATGCCCTCGGTGAGGTGATCGGCGTGAACACCGTGATCTACTCAACCTCACAAAGTGCTCGTGGTTCCGGGAGTATCGGCATTGGATTTGCGATTCCGATCAATCGTGTGAAGGCGATCGTCGACCGTTTGCAGAAGGACGGCTCGATCAGGCGGGACTTCTGGACAGGCATGAAGCTCTCCGCAATCGATGAAAACGTTGCACGCTACTTCAAGCTTTCCGGAACGGATGGAGTGCTCGTGAGCGAGGTTGCAACCGACGGTCCGGCCGATGATGCTGGAATCGAACCGGGAGACGTTATCATTGCAATCAACGGTCGGCCTACGTTGCGCGATGAAGATGTGAATATCGCCATTCTCGACGGGGAAGTGAACCAAAAGCTGAAGCTGACGGTGTTACGCTCCGGTGAAAAGAAGGATCTGACCATGACCTTGCAAGCACGTCCACGGAGCGGTGGTGTCCGTAATTGA
- the priA gene encoding primosomal protein N' gives MPIHVALPLPRLEPLTYGLPDGIHVQRGCRVLVPLGTRIVTGTVVAVDQDAVPKMRHIIEVLDEEPSFSDEVLELTKRISEYYLSSWGEVLQAALPTGLTPATVLHVTVLRPITDDDLEEMELRAPKRARLLRELREHEGEISVSYLQRKLKATAIADQLDALQRMGWIRLEQSLEQQRVPRMVRAASIAPSLLSNEEELRAAFDFLDAKAPKQSLALGHIYLTTQRDGRPVEIARLADELHVSSTVVDSLERRGFVEISQVIRRTADDEDSSLVSRNEAVVKLTAEQATAVERITELCDMRQLSPVVLHGVTGSGKTIVYQRAIQHVIEGNGRVLLLVPEISLTPQLADRFRAVFGDRVAVLHSRLAVGERIGLWQRIRAGEFDIVIGARSAVFAPLMDVRLIIVDEEHEPSYKQDDPAPRYHGRDVALMRGQIHKCPVILGSATPSLESLANVAAGRATLLQLTHRADGALLPSIRVVDLREERKSRRLKGAISMTALDAIAARIERKEGTLVFLNRRGYAVNLQCEDCGDVPMCQNCDVALTYHKHANVLRCHYCGYAEPMRAACTTCGSVDLRESGSGTQRIEEDLVTALNERMERTPRIERMDADTTSKKGEHRTLLKRFANGDIDVLVGTQMIAKGLDIPRVTLVVVVNADMSLHQNDFRASERTVQLLTQVAGRAGRTGSHPGEMIVQTSSPDHPAIVAAINGERSPDVLRAWEGDELRLRREVDYPPYTRFIVIEISSLDEAATLDHARVLAALIPARTDYHLRLDPVTPSVARIRNAFRQVIIIKNFKDKDQSGALCRSLLRNAFATYHASYASSSVKVTIDVDAHGTL, from the coding sequence ATGCCCATCCACGTTGCCCTCCCACTACCCCGCCTCGAGCCTCTTACCTATGGGCTCCCTGATGGTATCCATGTGCAGCGGGGATGTCGGGTGCTTGTTCCGCTTGGGACGAGGATTGTGACCGGAACCGTAGTAGCTGTTGATCAGGATGCGGTTCCAAAGATGCGCCACATCATCGAAGTACTCGATGAAGAGCCATCGTTCAGTGACGAGGTACTCGAGCTCACGAAACGTATCAGTGAGTACTACCTCTCATCATGGGGCGAGGTGTTGCAGGCTGCATTGCCAACGGGTCTCACACCGGCTACAGTCCTTCATGTAACGGTGCTGAGGCCGATCACCGATGATGATCTTGAAGAGATGGAGTTGCGAGCTCCTAAGCGTGCACGACTGCTCCGAGAGCTCAGAGAACACGAGGGTGAGATCAGTGTCTCCTACCTACAACGCAAGCTAAAGGCAACGGCCATCGCCGATCAGCTAGATGCGCTCCAGCGAATGGGATGGATACGACTTGAACAATCGTTGGAACAACAGCGAGTTCCTCGAATGGTACGGGCTGCATCGATAGCCCCTTCCTTGCTATCGAACGAAGAGGAACTGCGTGCAGCATTTGATTTTCTTGATGCGAAGGCCCCAAAACAGTCTCTTGCTCTGGGACATATCTACCTGACAACACAACGTGATGGACGTCCGGTAGAAATCGCACGTCTGGCCGATGAGTTGCATGTCTCATCAACGGTGGTCGACAGTTTGGAGCGGCGCGGCTTTGTGGAGATATCCCAGGTCATTCGCCGTACGGCAGATGATGAAGACAGTTCGTTAGTCAGTCGAAACGAAGCTGTTGTAAAGCTTACGGCAGAGCAGGCAACTGCCGTTGAGAGAATCACAGAGCTTTGTGATATGCGTCAACTCTCACCTGTTGTTCTCCATGGCGTTACCGGTAGTGGCAAGACCATCGTCTACCAACGAGCCATTCAACATGTGATCGAAGGCAACGGACGAGTATTGCTCCTTGTGCCGGAGATCTCCCTTACGCCGCAATTGGCGGACAGATTCCGTGCAGTCTTTGGCGATCGTGTGGCGGTATTGCACTCGCGCCTCGCTGTAGGCGAACGGATCGGTCTCTGGCAGCGCATTCGTGCTGGGGAATTCGACATCGTGATCGGTGCACGTTCGGCTGTGTTTGCCCCGCTTATGGATGTTCGATTGATCATTGTCGACGAAGAACACGAACCATCCTACAAGCAAGACGATCCGGCACCGCGATATCACGGCAGAGATGTTGCCCTCATGCGTGGTCAGATCCACAAGTGTCCGGTGATCCTCGGAAGTGCCACGCCGTCTCTGGAAAGCCTCGCCAACGTGGCTGCCGGGCGCGCTACGCTGCTTCAACTCACCCACCGTGCTGATGGTGCATTGTTGCCATCGATCCGCGTGGTGGACCTGCGTGAGGAACGAAAGTCACGCAGACTGAAAGGGGCTATCTCCATGACTGCCCTTGATGCGATAGCTGCACGCATCGAACGCAAGGAAGGAACGCTTGTCTTCCTCAATCGACGAGGATATGCGGTCAACCTCCAATGCGAAGATTGCGGCGACGTTCCGATGTGCCAGAACTGTGACGTGGCCCTCACCTATCACAAACATGCCAACGTCCTACGATGCCACTATTGCGGTTATGCTGAGCCAATGAGAGCAGCATGTACCACCTGCGGCTCTGTGGACTTGCGCGAGTCAGGATCCGGAACCCAGCGCATCGAGGAAGATCTCGTCACAGCCCTGAATGAGCGAATGGAGCGTACACCGCGGATCGAACGGATGGATGCCGATACTACATCAAAGAAGGGCGAACACCGGACCTTGCTGAAGCGATTTGCAAATGGTGATATCGACGTTCTTGTGGGTACGCAGATGATCGCAAAAGGGCTTGATATTCCCCGTGTAACGCTTGTAGTAGTGGTCAATGCCGACATGTCTCTGCATCAGAATGACTTCCGTGCATCAGAACGCACTGTCCAGCTCCTGACCCAGGTGGCCGGTCGTGCCGGTCGTACCGGATCCCATCCCGGTGAAATGATCGTACAGACCAGTTCCCCTGATCATCCGGCCATTGTAGCAGCGATCAATGGTGAACGTTCGCCTGATGTGCTTCGGGCATGGGAAGGTGATGAACTTCGACTTCGACGCGAGGTGGATTATCCGCCCTATACACGGTTCATCGTGATCGAGATCTCGTCGTTGGATGAGGCGGCCACACTTGATCACGCGCGTGTATTGGCAGCACTCATTCCGGCTCGCACGGACTACCATTTACGACTTGACCCTGTGACGCCATCGGTTGCCCGCATTCGTAATGCCTTCCGTCAGGTGATCATCATCAAGAACTTCAAGGACAAGGATCAATCCGGCGCTCTGTGCCGGTCCTTGTTGCGTAATGCATTCGCTACGTATCATGCATCCTATGCATCATCGTCCGTCAAGGTCACGATCGATGTTGATGCTCATGGAACACTATAA
- the purT gene encoding formate-dependent phosphoribosylglycinamide formyltransferase has protein sequence MKTILLLGSGELGKEFVIAVKRYGHRVVAADSYDNAPAMQVADERRVVNMLDGEALDAVVAEVKPDIIVPEIEAIRTERLFDYEARGIHVVPSARAANMTMNRKAIRDLASQELGLKTARYMYASTEEQFVAAVQEIGIPCVVKPLMSSSGKGQSIVRTAVDVQRSWTYAMEGSRGDLKEVIVEEFIPFDSEITLLTVTQRNGHTLFCPPIGHRQERGDYMESWMPHAMRPELLEKAQDMAAKVTASLTGSGIWGVEFFLTADDVYFSELSPRPHDTGMVTLAPTTNLNEFELHARAVLGYPIPGIVLEHAGASAVILATEASALPPTYSGIETALSMPEIEIRVFGKPSTRPYRRMAVALANGAPDSDVDALRAHAKTAADCISVITARS, from the coding sequence ATGAAGACCATCCTACTTCTCGGATCCGGTGAACTCGGCAAGGAATTCGTCATCGCCGTCAAACGATATGGCCACCGTGTGGTGGCTGCAGATTCATACGACAATGCGCCAGCCATGCAGGTTGCTGATGAACGTCGGGTAGTGAACATGCTCGACGGCGAAGCCCTTGATGCCGTTGTTGCAGAGGTAAAGCCAGACATCATTGTTCCTGAGATCGAGGCTATTCGCACAGAACGTCTCTTTGACTACGAGGCCAGAGGCATTCACGTTGTCCCAAGCGCACGTGCTGCGAACATGACCATGAATCGTAAGGCGATCCGGGATCTGGCATCACAAGAACTTGGTCTGAAAACGGCTCGGTACATGTATGCCAGCACCGAAGAGCAGTTTGTTGCGGCCGTACAGGAGATCGGAATACCGTGTGTGGTCAAGCCACTGATGTCTTCAAGCGGTAAGGGGCAGAGCATTGTTCGGACGGCAGTAGACGTGCAACGCTCATGGACCTATGCCATGGAGGGCAGTCGCGGTGACCTGAAAGAGGTAATCGTGGAAGAGTTCATTCCATTTGACAGCGAGATCACGCTCTTGACCGTAACTCAACGAAATGGGCACACCCTCTTCTGTCCGCCTATTGGACACCGCCAGGAGCGGGGTGATTACATGGAATCGTGGATGCCACATGCTATGAGGCCAGAGCTCCTCGAAAAAGCACAAGACATGGCAGCAAAGGTCACAGCGTCGCTCACGGGCTCTGGTATCTGGGGCGTGGAGTTCTTCCTCACTGCAGACGATGTGTACTTCTCAGAGCTATCGCCTCGACCGCATGATACAGGCATGGTCACGCTTGCTCCCACCACCAACCTCAATGAATTCGAACTCCATGCCCGCGCCGTCCTTGGTTATCCTATCCCAGGGATTGTCCTTGAACATGCCGGAGCATCCGCGGTGATCCTTGCAACAGAGGCATCTGCCCTGCCCCCTACCTATTCCGGGATCGAAACAGCATTGTCAATGCCGGAGATCGAGATCCGAGTCTTTGGCAAGCCAAGTACCAGACCATATCGTCGCATGGCCGTTGCACTTGCCAACGGCGCACCGGATTCTGACGTAGATGCACTCCGTGCACATGCAAAAACAGCAGCCGATTGCATTTCGGTGATCACGGCTCGATCATGA